TCACTATGCCAAAAAGTAATTTTAACCGTGGCTTATGGGATAAAATAGATGCCCATAAAATGAATTTTAAGGCAGAGGCCTGCTACTGTTCTATACTAAAACAGTGCTATACCACAAATGAAAAAGCAGTGATCACTGAGGTACCTAGTTGTTCAATGACACCGATAAATTCTATCAGCGAGTAATCACGCACCTCATGCAGTTTGAAGGTGAAGTGCTACATTTGTACCTAGATGTGAATGCCAATCCAACGATTGGTGTTGGCTTTCACATGCAAAGTGTTGAGCAATTCTGCCAATTACCAATGCGAGATAGGCGCTCCAAACGCTCTGCAACACTACAACAAAAGCGCGATGAATATCGCAATATAAAGTACAAGCCAAGCGGCTACAAAGCTTCTTGGTATGCTCAACATACCGAGCTAACGTTGTCGCCCAAGGCCTCTAAAAAGTACCTCATAGAGCAGATTAAAGAATTTGAGCGGCACTTAATCCATTTTTTTGCCAAGCAAGATGCTGGCAGCATTCCTTATCAACTATTACCGACGCCCGCTAAGATTGCGTTGCTGGATATGGCTTATAACCTTGGTACCAGTAAGTTATTTTTGGCCTTTCCTAATTTGATTAAAGCCGTCAGCGCACAAGATTGGCACAGCGCAAGTAAAGAGTGTAGCCGTCTACATATTAGCCCAGCACGAAACGAAGCCACCAAAAAGCTATTCCTCAAGTGCGATAAATACAAACGCTATCAACTGACTTGGTTCGAAACTTTGGTTAAAAGGCTAAAGCGTTGGTTATCTTAAAGGTCAGTTCAGAAAAAAGGACTCAATAGGGTCGTAAATCAAGCCATGCTCATTGCGGTGAGAGTGATAGAGGTGAAATTTTTTTACCGTCAGCGAAAAGGGCTCTATTGGCTTTGCCACAGTCGGCTCTGGCTTACAATTTCTAAATAGCGTGATATGTGGAGAGAACGGATGCGGGTTATGATAGAGGTCGCATTTTTCTCCAAAAGCCCGTAATGGATTGGCGAGATCAAGCAAAGCTTGTGGTTTTTGTTCGGGCTTAAAGTAAAAAATGCCATTGTGTTGCCAGTAGCCATAGTCACTAAAGGTGAGTGCAAATTTAGGCACAGATAAACTACTGGCAAAATCACAAAGCTCAGCAACTTTTGATTCCTCCACCATGGCAAGAAACGCCAGTGTAAGATGCCAATTACTTGGTTGTGTATTGGCTTTACTGGCACTCACGCTATCCACCAGCCACTGACCGATATGTGCTCGAGTGTCGTCATCCATGCCAATACCAAAAAATAATCGCTTTTGCATCTTACACCTTTACCTTAAGGCTTAATAAACTAAGGCTTAACTAACCGTTTCCCTACTAAAGTTAGCATAACCCCAGCAGAGAAGCATAATAAGCCAACAAATTGCAACCAGGCGTTTTCTACACGCTCACTAAATTTAGGGCCTTGAAAACGATAGTGCCTTCTACCATCGGTTACCGATTCGGTATAAGCGCCCCCTTTATAGTCTGAGAAAAATACCGTTTTTTTGTCTAAACGTTTCGCCATGGCAAGCTGAACTTGCTCAAAAAACTCACGGTCACCATTCTTACTATGAGGAACGAGATATGCGTGCCATTTGTTGTATAACTCAACGGGCTCGCCAGCTTGCAATACACCCTGAGATTCATACTCAAACAGTTTTTCACTAAAAAATATCTGTTTGTAGCCACTCCAAAATAACCCGACACCAAGAGACACTAGCAAAATAGCTAATACCGCAAGTTGCTTATATTGCTTTTGTTTTGATTGTTGGTGTTGCTTATACCAATATTCGATGTCTGGTATTTGACTTAGTTCTTCACGCTTTCCTTGTGTTGAAAGGGTTTGCATACACTCGTCTAAAGATAAATTCAGCGCCGTTAGTAACTTTCTAAATACCTCGTTAGAAGGCACAGACTTGTCGTTTTCTAGTTTAGATAAATAGCTTTGCTCAACACACATTTGCTCCGCTAACTGGGGTTGGCTCAAGCCTTTTTGTGTCCGGATCTGTTTTATAAAGTGTCCTAGTGTCATCACGGTCATCCTCGTTTATTGTTGTTGTGACCCGGCACATTCTTGGCAATTCCTTGATAAATACCAAGTTGAATATTCAGGAATAAGCATGAATATCATAGCATTACGAAATATTCATGGTTTGAATTGGAGTTTTGATTAAAACGTATAATAAACAAGCCCACGTTCAGATCAATACAATGCCTTTTGGTGCAGCCGTGCGCGAAACTCACTAGGCGTGCACGCCTTCAACGCTTGAAAACGACGATTAAAGTTAGAAATATTATTAAAACCACATTGATCCGATATCACACTAATGGGAGAAGCTGAGCTAATTAATAGTTTACAGGCCTTGGCAATACGCAGCTGATTGATAAATTCCGTCACAGTACGCTCCGTGCGCTTTTTAAAGAAACGATGAAAGTGATTGGTGCTCATGTGCACTTGCTGTGCAAGCTCATCGGCGCTTAATTTGTCGGTGTAATTGTCATAGATATAGGCAATGACCCGGTCGAACTTGTCTTTCGCAGGATCATGGCGGGCGTCAAAGCGAAAGCCGCTACTGGCTAAATGTTGATAGTTCGATGTCGTCATCCGCGTTAGCATTTCGAGCAAAAGCACAAAGCGCATTAACGGCTCGGCATCCGCGATTTGCTCGAACCACTTTTTCGCTTGTCTTGCGACTTCCACAGGAAATTTGACGCCACGGCGCG
This genomic interval from Pseudoalteromonas galatheae contains the following:
- the thpR gene encoding RNA 2',3'-cyclic phosphodiesterase, with amino-acid sequence MQKRLFFGIGMDDDTRAHIGQWLVDSVSASKANTQPSNWHLTLAFLAMVEESKVAELCDFASSLSVPKFALTFSDYGYWQHNGIFYFKPEQKPQALLDLANPLRAFGEKCDLYHNPHPFSPHITLFRNCKPEPTVAKPIEPFSLTVKKFHLYHSHRNEHGLIYDPIESFFLN
- a CDS encoding helix-turn-helix domain-containing protein — protein: MTLGHFIKQIRTQKGLSQPQLAEQMCVEQSYLSKLENDKSVPSNEVFRKLLTALNLSLDECMQTLSTQGKREELSQIPDIEYWYKQHQQSKQKQYKQLAVLAILLVSLGVGLFWSGYKQIFFSEKLFEYESQGVLQAGEPVELYNKWHAYLVPHSKNGDREFFEQVQLAMAKRLDKKTVFFSDYKGGAYTESVTDGRRHYRFQGPKFSERVENAWLQFVGLLCFSAGVMLTLVGKRLVKP
- a CDS encoding lysozyme family protein; protein product: MQFEGEVLHLYLDVNANPTIGVGFHMQSVEQFCQLPMRDRRSKRSATLQQKRDEYRNIKYKPSGYKASWYAQHTELTLSPKASKKYLIEQIKEFERHLIHFFAKQDAGSIPYQLLPTPAKIALLDMAYNLGTSKLFLAFPNLIKAVSAQDWHSASKECSRLHISPARNEATKKLFLKCDKYKRYQLTWFETLVKRLKRWLS
- a CDS encoding helix-turn-helix domain-containing protein; the encoded protein is MRAMYEKVLPSPGCSWRYCLYQLPEIPFNWHYHPEYEICLTLNSVGVCHVGDHIAPYEDLDLVILGPDLPHTWQSKPNPDHSAHVVHVAQIPAHWLESLVAQHPELQGLSELLNAARRGVKFPVEVARQAKKWFEQIADAEPLMRFVLLLEMLTRMTTSNYQHLASSGFRFDARHDPAKDKFDRVIAYIYDNYTDKLSADELAQQVHMSTNHFHRFFKKRTERTVTEFINQLRIAKACKLLISSASPISVISDQCGFNNISNFNRRFQALKACTPSEFRARLHQKALY